ACTTTTCGATATGTTCCACATGGGTATAGATGGCAGCTTCCAGCTTAGCTTCATGGTGGAAGTTTACGCTTTTGGCCTCTACGAAATGAGCAAAATCCTTGGTGAAAGTCTTTTCTGCTCTTTTCATGGCGGCATTTAATTCACGTTCAGCCTTCAAATTCTTGAAAAAAGCAAAGATGCCTTTTGCAGGCTGGCGCTTGACCCGATGCAAGACATTATAGGCGCGGACCATCTTTTCCATAGCCTCCGGGTCATGCGACGTTTTATACTCTTTGCTTGCTTCTTGGATGACATCCAAGGCTGCTTGGTAAAGGTGTTCGGATTGGAGGCATTCATTTTTTTTTAATAGGGTAGGAAGGCTGTAGCCGTCTTCCGTTGTCTTAGCATGTTCAGGGGTTAAGGCAGCGTGTCCGTCCGCAATAGCGCTCTTAAGAAAATTATAATCCGTAAAGTTTGCCATAGGATCCTTCCTAATGCTAAATGAACTTATTTTATCATTTTTTATGTCTGTTGTTATTCCAAGGGGATTTTAAATTTATCAGCGTAATTTTTGATTATTCTCAGGACATAGCTTATGTCTGCACGGTTTTTGAAGTTGTTATCCCTTTGCTGAATGTTTTTGTAGAGATCTTGGATTTTAGTGATTTCTTTCGGTGTAGGCGGGGGCACATTCGAATTTTTGACCTCTTCCACAAAATGATTTACAACCATTACAGGGATGTTTACCTTTTGTCCTTGATCGATAGATGCATGTGTATAATATGCAGGGAAATACTCTTGGAAACTTTCATTATCGACTTTCAATGCGATGTATTGTTCAATCCCATTGATAAACTGTTCTAATGCTCTTCCCAAGTATTGATGGGCTTTGTAAGGCTTATCCTCACCCTTTAATAGTAAGTCATGCATATCTCGCTGATGCTTACGTATAGGTTTTAATGATCCAACGAGGGTGCGTTGTAAAATCCTAGTATTGATACCGCGGTCTTGCTGGATTTGCTTTAGCAGCCCCAACTTTTGTGCGTCCTTGAGAAGAGGATTGTACGAAATAAATTCCGTGATGGATGGTACGTCCCATGTTTTAAAAAAGTCTGGAGTAAATGCTTCTGAGGGGGCCAATTGAAGCAAATTTTTATTTAATTTATATATCACAGGGTTGCTGAATAACCCCTGCCATTGTGGAAGAGTCATTTTTTTACTTTGCTCGGCATTAAGCACTGAGGGGTCTATGACCTTAAAAATCTCAGGTGAAAGCTGAGGTATAAAATCAGGCTGCAATTTTGCCATAATGGGGCGTGCTATTTCCGGATTAGCCCACAACTTCAGACCTAAGTTTTGCAGCCAAGGAATGTCATTGAATTTTGCTTCATCCGAGAGTATGCGGGTTACAAGATGCGAGTGTATGCGGTTCGTAATAAGTAGGTTTTTTTCTAGGATATATTTCAAGCGGTTTTCCGGTGTATCGGTCTCATTACGTTCGTCAAATATCTTTCTAAATTTATCTTTATCGTAGTCAAGGTTTTGCGCTTCAGGGTAGAGTTTCAAGTGATCTAAATCCTTAACTGCGGCAAATGCGGGATCAGTTTTTGCAGTGCCGTCCAAAATTGCAAAGACCAAATCATCGTCAATGGGTGTTCCGGGGGGTACCAGTTCTCGAATTTTATCCTTCAAATCGGTGTATTTGATATTATTTTCCAGCATGAAAGCTAATAGGATGTCACGGTTCATCTGGGCTGTGTTGTCGCCCTTTGCATGAGAGAGGCGGTATAAAATCCTTTCCCCTATAGGAGGCTCCAGCCCCTCTACGAAATGCTCCATTTTTTCTAACAAACGGTTATCAGTATTTTCAGGTGGAGGCTCATCTTTCAGAATGGTCCGGCTATATATAAAATCTGTTAAATTCTTAAGAACAATAGCGCGGTGAGTACTTACCGGAAGGTTGTCTTTTCCTTCTACAACCCCTTCTGCGGGGAAAAACCTTTGTGTTTTTGCAGTTGCATGGATAAACTGTTCTGATACTTGCCTAGGAGAAGAGGCATCAGGAGTATTAGCAGAATGGTGAAAGGTAATAAAGCTGGCTGTACGTAGGAATTTTTTGGAATCAAAGACAGAGATATTTCCTTTTGTTTCTTTTTCTGCAACAGCGACAGATTGACTTAAGAATTCCAGAGCTTTAGGCTCTGGAGCAGCCTCTGAATTCCAGTTGTGAAAGTGGAAAACCTCATACTCTTTTTTTATTCCCCCTCGTTCAATCTCAATGGTTGATTGGGTGATATAGTGGATGCTTTTAGGATCGCCGGGTATTTCGATATCTTTTCGTTTTCGGAGTGTAATAGTGGCATCTTTTTCCTTTTTTTCA
This portion of the Parachlamydiales bacterium genome encodes:
- a CDS encoding protein-tyrosine phosphatase family protein, which encodes MASVGSGNYEPDFINRLVQYGNVEQQSFDDLISKQEFKNAPELYNVVYESFYKNNSSEKTYWNSIDFYMRIAKVIHTKDVASLPPNQSGLFSRISKYNFNTFTNAVEQKLVNRFDEYLSNQVSSGKATPLEAKLNRHIAHIEAFLKSIGMDMKDWDELKLAVVREDPKQAQQIWNKIIAEARDKTVFKTTGDIENYLTQAQPYQQLITPSDNMQARFFARLPEIKAQVENLLKQNEDVSILRQTVRTEKGIAKKQYQEIQGLLHRLEIGAITGNTPAFENGLKELTALLKNSSLTEYLLNPPPNLQKNLSNEEILKRSFPEPYKEYQLQGIALDKKIYVASTNPFKTDRVPQTLNYFNSLEQHNVSVIVNLADTFEQGNESIRFIPQNVGEKITFSSGSGEKKEKDATITLRKRKDIEIPGDPKSIHYITQSTIEIERGGIKKEYEVFHFHNWNSEAAPEPKALEFLSQSVAVAEKETKGNISVFDSKKFLRTASFITFHHSANTPDASSPRQVSEQFIHATAKTQRFFPAEGVVEGKDNLPVSTHRAIVLKNLTDFIYSRTILKDEPPPENTDNRLLEKMEHFVEGLEPPIGERILYRLSHAKGDNTAQMNRDILLAFMLENNIKYTDLKDKIRELVPPGTPIDDDLVFAILDGTAKTDPAFAAVKDLDHLKLYPEAQNLDYDKDKFRKIFDERNETDTPENRLKYILEKNLLITNRIHSHLVTRILSDEAKFNDIPWLQNLGLKLWANPEIARPIMAKLQPDFIPQLSPEIFKVIDPSVLNAEQSKKMTLPQWQGLFSNPVIYKLNKNLLQLAPSEAFTPDFFKTWDVPSITEFISYNPLLKDAQKLGLLKQIQQDRGINTRILQRTLVGSLKPIRKHQRDMHDLLLKGEDKPYKAHQYLGRALEQFINGIEQYIALKVDNESFQEYFPAYYTHASIDQGQKVNIPVMVVNHFVEEVKNSNVPPPTPKEITKIQDLYKNIQQRDNNFKNRADISYVLRIIKNYADKFKIPLE